One window of the Arthrobacter sp. zg-Y919 genome contains the following:
- a CDS encoding CDP-glycerol glycerophosphotransferase family protein codes for MPYASVRALSGLAGKLHPALRARLRRLASPGSGTAGPGLLSVVVPMYNVSPYLERCLTSLVAQTYRELEIILVDDGSTDGTAAIAAGYARHDRRITVLTLPHGGNGRARNEGIRAATGRYLTFADADDVVPPDAYATMVTHLARSGSDFCVGSYGRIRGSKRTPVRLAERIHAQQRIGIHLADCPEAIDDVFLWNKVFVREFWDRCVGPIPEGIRYEDQETTSRAYLRAENFDILSPIVYWWRIREDGSSITQAKHLLEDLQDRLTVARDVTGLFRKEAPAPVLVHWYRRLLGTDLIPYIEQVPDAADAFRQLLFNGLQNLYPPARQYLATTDPQSRVLLHLAAGGHWADIRRAVVERINNGTASPLVFDDGRIFAVPPLLDVLQLPVSRDLLEVLPQQLELMAVLGEPVPGANGTLTVSGHAYLRNVDLRNYTLDLHVTPGSAAAPGAVSVTRWTNPEIDLLSGDRNCSYAASAFTVELTAPAAELTVRVELDGHRVERTMAVPRPAGEPRRPGPVVTAMSAASRDGADELRIDVAGAPAGAAFALVTARFQISATVEAQPDGTVRLRMPVSTQRWGTKLPAPPSGSYTLRMSRSGGAAGPGDPAVGVDEGTSHSFRSEMLPGARVRGLRTSSGAMAVSIGAPLADDETGTFHQYRLRRENFGPAAVRRTVPGIFFESFGGKSCTDSPRAISDYLAGAGFDEPLYWSVADRSVPVPSYAVPLLQGSAEWYEKLAAVRVLVNNNNFPWYFRKSPDQFYLQTWHGTPLKRIGLDIPQHLLSLSYRDLMEREAQWWDLLLAQNDFAADVLPKALGYAGAVLTAGYPRNDALLHPDASETRKRVRALLGIAPHQKVLLYAPTWRDGARDSDGRSDWVGFLDVEEASRRLGPEYTFLIRGHHNVAGQRRIEDHPSAVDVTDYPEVNDLYLASDMIVTDYSSAIFDYAVLNRPIYLLAPDLEEYRNSRGLYLDPEADLPSIPVLSTTAELVSAVRSGPAPVIPSDQSDGMAERFTSLDAGASAALSVAALAKRTILAGKKTQLTGDQRG; via the coding sequence ATGCCATATGCATCCGTCCGCGCCCTGAGCGGCCTGGCCGGCAAGCTGCACCCCGCGCTGAGGGCACGGCTCCGCCGGTTGGCTTCGCCCGGATCCGGAACGGCCGGTCCCGGGCTGCTGAGTGTGGTTGTTCCCATGTACAACGTTTCTCCGTACCTGGAACGGTGCCTGACCAGCCTGGTGGCGCAAACCTACCGGGAACTGGAAATTATCCTGGTGGATGACGGTTCCACGGATGGCACGGCGGCCATCGCCGCCGGCTACGCTCGGCATGACCGTCGGATCACAGTGCTCACGCTGCCGCACGGAGGAAACGGACGGGCGCGTAACGAGGGCATCAGAGCGGCTACCGGCCGGTACCTGACCTTCGCCGACGCGGACGACGTCGTTCCCCCGGATGCCTACGCCACAATGGTGACGCATCTGGCACGCAGCGGGTCCGATTTCTGTGTGGGGTCCTACGGCCGGATCCGGGGAAGCAAGCGCACTCCGGTCCGCCTGGCTGAGCGGATCCATGCGCAGCAGCGCATCGGGATCCACCTGGCCGACTGTCCCGAGGCGATCGACGACGTGTTCCTGTGGAACAAGGTGTTTGTCCGGGAGTTCTGGGACCGCTGCGTGGGCCCCATCCCGGAGGGCATCCGCTACGAGGACCAGGAAACGACCAGCCGTGCCTACCTCCGGGCCGAGAACTTCGACATCCTCAGCCCCATTGTCTACTGGTGGCGGATCCGTGAAGACGGCTCCTCCATCACGCAGGCAAAACACCTGCTGGAAGACCTCCAGGACCGGCTGACCGTGGCCCGGGACGTCACCGGGCTGTTCCGGAAGGAGGCGCCGGCACCAGTCCTGGTGCACTGGTATCGAAGGTTGCTCGGCACGGATCTCATCCCGTACATCGAACAGGTTCCGGACGCCGCCGACGCTTTCCGGCAGCTGTTGTTCAACGGCCTGCAGAATCTGTACCCGCCAGCCCGGCAGTACCTCGCGACGACCGATCCGCAGTCCCGGGTACTGCTGCACCTGGCCGCCGGCGGACACTGGGCTGACATTCGCCGCGCGGTAGTGGAACGGATCAACAACGGCACCGCGAGCCCGCTGGTGTTCGACGACGGGCGTATCTTCGCGGTGCCGCCGTTGCTGGACGTGCTCCAGCTGCCGGTGAGCCGGGACCTGCTCGAGGTTTTGCCCCAGCAGCTTGAACTGATGGCCGTCCTGGGGGAGCCGGTTCCCGGAGCGAACGGCACACTGACCGTCAGTGGGCATGCCTATCTGCGCAACGTGGACCTGCGGAACTATACTCTGGACCTGCACGTAACCCCGGGTTCCGCAGCGGCCCCCGGCGCGGTATCCGTGACTCGCTGGACCAATCCGGAGATCGATCTCCTATCCGGCGACCGCAACTGCAGCTATGCGGCTTCCGCCTTCACTGTTGAATTGACAGCGCCCGCCGCCGAACTGACGGTACGCGTAGAGCTTGACGGCCACCGCGTTGAACGGACCATGGCCGTCCCGCGCCCGGCGGGGGAGCCGCGCCGGCCCGGGCCGGTGGTCACGGCGATGTCTGCCGCATCCCGGGACGGCGCGGATGAGCTGCGGATCGATGTAGCCGGCGCTCCGGCCGGCGCCGCCTTCGCCCTGGTGACGGCGCGCTTCCAGATTTCCGCCACCGTGGAGGCCCAGCCGGACGGGACCGTCCGGCTCCGCATGCCGGTCTCGACGCAGAGGTGGGGCACCAAGCTGCCCGCGCCGCCGTCGGGCTCCTATACCCTGCGCATGAGCCGTTCCGGTGGCGCGGCGGGCCCCGGTGATCCGGCTGTTGGGGTGGATGAGGGCACCTCCCATTCGTTCCGGTCCGAGATGCTTCCCGGGGCACGCGTCCGCGGGCTGCGGACTTCTTCTGGAGCCATGGCCGTCAGTATCGGTGCACCTCTGGCCGACGACGAAACCGGCACCTTCCACCAGTATCGGCTGCGGCGGGAAAACTTCGGGCCGGCGGCCGTGCGCAGGACCGTGCCCGGCATCTTCTTTGAAAGCTTCGGCGGCAAGAGCTGTACCGACAGCCCCCGCGCAATTTCGGATTATCTTGCCGGTGCCGGCTTTGACGAACCGCTCTACTGGTCCGTGGCGGACCGTTCCGTTCCCGTACCCAGTTACGCCGTGCCGCTGCTGCAGGGCTCGGCCGAGTGGTACGAAAAGCTCGCTGCAGTCCGGGTGCTGGTGAACAACAACAATTTTCCCTGGTATTTCCGGAAGTCTCCGGATCAGTTCTACCTGCAGACCTGGCACGGGACGCCACTGAAAAGAATCGGCCTGGACATTCCGCAGCATCTGCTCTCGTTATCCTACCGGGACCTGATGGAACGGGAAGCACAGTGGTGGGACCTGTTGCTGGCGCAGAACGATTTCGCCGCGGACGTGCTCCCAAAGGCGCTCGGCTACGCCGGGGCGGTCCTGACAGCCGGATATCCGCGCAATGACGCGCTGTTGCATCCGGACGCGTCGGAGACCCGGAAGCGGGTACGTGCACTGTTGGGGATAGCTCCGCATCAGAAGGTGCTCCTGTACGCTCCTACCTGGCGGGACGGCGCCCGCGACAGCGACGGCAGGTCCGATTGGGTGGGGTTCCTGGACGTCGAAGAAGCCAGCCGCCGCCTGGGACCGGAGTACACCTTCCTGATTCGCGGCCATCACAATGTGGCCGGCCAGCGGCGGATCGAGGACCATCCCTCAGCGGTCGACGTGACCGACTACCCGGAGGTCAACGACCTCTACTTGGCGTCGGACATGATAGTCACCGACTATTCCTCGGCGATCTTCGACTACGCGGTGCTCAACCGGCCCATCTACCTGCTGGCACCGGACCTCGAGGAATACCGGAACTCGCGGGGACTGTATCTGGATCCAGAAGCTGATCTGCCCAGCATTCCTGTGCTTTCGACGACTGCGGAACTAGTGTCTGCGGTGCGATCCGGTCCGGCGCCGGTCATCCCGTCGGACCAATCTGACGGGATGGCCGAACGCTTTACCTCTTTGGACGCAGGTGCCAGTGCCGCTTTGTCCGTCGCTGCCCTGGCAAAGCGCACGATTCTCGCTGGCAAGAAGACTCAATTGACTGGAGATCAACGTGGCTAA
- a CDS encoding glycosyltransferase: MAKGQFSLVVALYNVAEYVPAFLESLRTQSYPVRDLDIIVVDDGSTDVSADVVERWAQEHHAELRLIRQENAGPGAARNAGLKLAQNTWVTFCDPDDVFHPGYFRAVADFLTGDSNGSAQLLATRLVQFQDGTTATSHTHPLGKKFRLGNVLADLNANPEFIQLHGPTAFLRRSVLQEHALTFDEQIRPKFEDAHLIGRYLAVVEAPVIGVVATARYLYRRNRRTGSSLVAGAWADPRAYDELPRYGYLGMLTAIQERLGHVPQWAQYMVLYDLVWLYIDDKRMHSRTAAATAEQQASMHRLLEQIIDLIDDEVIGSFSVVSQGWVFHNVLRSYYRRQEIVLPVVQEWKRDEQRRTVRYSYLFQGTCPEEKVYVDGAAVVPLAAKTRDHRILGKTLIRERILILPMGGEPEFLLDGKRTTATTDRGVPLQAGRSPEQRPGFDLRPPAVPASSGNPAGRKLAALGAKAARFRENRILHRSLTGTGTLAEIRGSGARAVQRAGGRHAAAQQAAADQRLVVAAGSEPAVTVYRDAWLLMDRMDRADDNAEHLYRYLQRERPDINAWFMLDRGSDDWERLAADGFRLVAYGSDEAVLLVMNAAYKISSHANADIEFPVSRKRFGEGPGRFVFLQHGVTKDDMSRWLNMKKIALMITATAAEQESITGDGNTYDFTSHEVQLTGFPRHDELLKAAEKVPLSERCLILVAPTWREYLRDELAGSPSDEERAERFERSEFGRHWLALLRSTKLRQLCVQEGYQMVFLPHPELASLVPLLELPEHVRAVSYTNIRVQEQLVKSHTLITDYSSIAFDAAYAGSRVLYMQFDGDEIFEGGHVYRKGYFDYRRDGLGPVVTDSEGVVDQLLKRSNSAGGIYTDRIRKTFRYWDKQSSRRTALAIENLSSGETAGM, encoded by the coding sequence GTGGCTAAAGGCCAGTTTTCCCTTGTAGTGGCACTGTACAACGTGGCGGAGTACGTGCCGGCGTTTCTGGAGTCCCTGCGCACGCAAAGTTATCCGGTGCGTGACCTGGACATAATTGTCGTCGATGACGGCTCCACCGACGTTTCCGCGGACGTGGTAGAACGGTGGGCACAGGAACACCACGCGGAGCTGCGGCTGATCCGACAAGAAAACGCAGGTCCGGGTGCTGCCCGGAACGCAGGACTCAAGCTGGCACAAAACACCTGGGTGACCTTCTGCGATCCTGATGACGTATTTCATCCCGGATATTTCCGCGCGGTTGCTGATTTCCTTACCGGGGATTCCAACGGGTCTGCCCAGCTTTTGGCGACGCGCTTAGTTCAGTTCCAAGACGGAACTACAGCCACCAGCCATACCCACCCGCTGGGCAAGAAGTTCCGGCTGGGAAACGTCCTTGCTGACTTGAATGCCAACCCAGAGTTTATTCAGCTTCACGGCCCGACAGCATTTCTGCGACGTTCGGTGCTGCAGGAGCATGCCCTGACCTTCGATGAACAGATCCGTCCGAAATTTGAAGACGCACACCTGATCGGCAGGTATCTGGCCGTTGTTGAAGCGCCCGTGATCGGCGTCGTTGCCACTGCCCGCTACCTGTACCGCCGCAATCGCCGGACCGGTTCATCGCTGGTGGCCGGCGCTTGGGCGGACCCCAGAGCCTATGACGAGCTCCCGCGCTACGGCTATCTGGGCATGCTCACCGCTATCCAGGAACGGCTGGGGCATGTGCCGCAGTGGGCCCAATACATGGTTCTCTATGACCTCGTGTGGCTCTACATTGACGACAAACGGATGCACAGCAGGACTGCTGCTGCCACAGCGGAGCAGCAGGCAAGCATGCATCGGCTACTCGAACAGATCATTGACCTGATTGACGATGAGGTAATCGGAAGCTTCAGCGTGGTCAGCCAGGGCTGGGTCTTCCACAACGTCCTACGAAGTTACTACAGGCGGCAGGAAATTGTTTTACCTGTGGTCCAGGAATGGAAGCGAGACGAACAGCGCCGCACGGTGCGCTACTCCTATCTTTTCCAAGGGACATGCCCGGAGGAAAAGGTCTACGTGGATGGCGCCGCGGTGGTTCCGCTTGCAGCTAAGACACGGGACCATCGAATCCTGGGTAAGACGCTGATCCGCGAACGCATTCTTATTCTCCCCATGGGCGGGGAACCGGAGTTTCTTCTGGATGGTAAACGGACCACCGCGACTACCGACCGAGGCGTGCCGCTGCAGGCGGGCCGCTCTCCCGAACAACGGCCAGGGTTCGATCTGCGGCCGCCGGCTGTGCCTGCCTCATCAGGCAACCCGGCCGGACGGAAACTCGCGGCACTGGGTGCCAAGGCCGCCCGGTTCCGGGAGAACCGGATCCTGCACCGGTCCCTGACCGGCACGGGGACTCTGGCCGAGATCCGGGGCAGCGGAGCCAGAGCGGTGCAGAGAGCCGGAGGCAGGCATGCGGCTGCACAGCAGGCGGCAGCGGATCAACGTCTGGTGGTTGCTGCGGGAAGTGAGCCTGCTGTCACGGTTTACCGCGACGCCTGGCTGCTCATGGACCGGATGGACCGGGCCGACGACAATGCCGAGCATCTTTACCGGTATCTCCAGCGGGAGCGGCCGGACATCAATGCGTGGTTTATGTTGGACCGGGGGAGCGATGACTGGGAGCGTCTTGCGGCGGACGGCTTCCGGTTGGTCGCGTACGGCTCCGACGAGGCGGTGCTCCTGGTGATGAACGCCGCGTATAAAATCTCTTCACATGCGAACGCCGACATTGAATTCCCCGTAAGCCGCAAGCGTTTCGGTGAGGGTCCTGGCCGGTTTGTCTTCCTGCAGCACGGGGTGACCAAGGACGACATGTCCCGCTGGCTGAACATGAAGAAGATCGCGCTAATGATCACGGCCACTGCTGCCGAGCAGGAGTCCATCACCGGTGACGGGAACACCTACGACTTCACTTCGCACGAGGTCCAGCTGACCGGCTTTCCCCGGCACGACGAGCTGCTGAAAGCTGCGGAGAAAGTCCCCCTGTCGGAGCGGTGCCTAATCTTGGTAGCTCCCACTTGGCGCGAGTACCTGCGCGACGAGCTAGCCGGATCCCCGTCCGACGAGGAGCGAGCCGAGCGCTTTGAACGAAGCGAGTTTGGTCGGCACTGGCTAGCGCTGCTGCGTTCGACGAAGCTGCGGCAGTTGTGTGTCCAAGAGGGGTATCAGATGGTGTTCCTGCCACATCCTGAGCTTGCATCTCTGGTTCCGCTTCTAGAACTTCCTGAGCATGTGCGGGCTGTTTCCTACACGAACATCCGGGTGCAGGAACAACTGGTGAAGTCCCATACCCTGATCACCGACTATTCCTCCATTGCCTTCGACGCCGCTTACGCCGGCTCACGGGTGCTCTACATGCAGTTTGACGGAGATGAAATCTTCGAAGGCGGGCACGTCTACCGGAAGGGCTATTTCGATTACCGCCGTGACGGGCTGGGCCCGGTGGTTACCGACAGCGAGGGAGTGGTCGATCAGCTGTTGAAAAGGTCGAATTCCGCGGGGGGCATCTATACGGACAGGATCCGGAAGACCTTCCGGTACTGGGACAAGCAGTCTTCTCGGCGGACAGCACTTGCCATTGAGAACCTTAGCTCGGGCGAAACAGCTGGCATGTGA
- a CDS encoding NTP transferase domain-containing protein has product MAVQAVILAAGMGTRLARPHPKALTELEDGRTIMTQQVDNLNAAFGDELRLTVVVGYKLEQIMEHIPEASFVYNEAYDQTNTSKSLVKALRNSADGGVLWMNGDVVFDPEMLGYLDPYIRADRSFIAVDTSTVSDEEVKYTVNEAGYIDELSKNVLNGLGEAIGINYVSSADKHMLIKRLEEVDDQEYFEGGIVLTIQKDFQEYLPIDISSFYAVEVDFAADLVRANEQLVLNAAS; this is encoded by the coding sequence ATGGCAGTGCAAGCCGTAATTCTAGCCGCTGGTATGGGAACCAGACTGGCCCGGCCACATCCCAAGGCTCTGACGGAGCTGGAGGACGGCCGAACCATCATGACTCAACAAGTGGATAATCTCAATGCGGCGTTCGGGGATGAGCTTCGTTTGACCGTGGTGGTCGGTTATAAGCTCGAGCAAATTATGGAACACATTCCAGAGGCCTCCTTCGTATACAACGAAGCATATGACCAGACGAACACGTCTAAGAGCCTCGTGAAGGCACTACGTAACTCCGCCGATGGCGGCGTGCTGTGGATGAACGGAGACGTCGTATTCGATCCGGAGATGCTGGGATACCTCGATCCTTACATCAGGGCCGATCGATCCTTTATTGCAGTGGATACGTCTACTGTTTCAGACGAAGAGGTCAAATACACCGTCAACGAAGCCGGGTATATCGACGAACTGTCCAAGAATGTTCTAAATGGCCTCGGCGAGGCAATCGGGATCAACTATGTCTCCTCAGCGGACAAGCACATGCTAATCAAGCGGTTGGAGGAGGTAGATGACCAGGAATACTTTGAAGGCGGCATCGTCCTGACGATTCAGAAGGACTTTCAGGAATACCTTCCCATAGATATCAGCAGTTTTTATGCCGTCGAAGTGGATTTCGCAGCAGACCTAGTCCGTGCCAACGAGCAACTGGTTTTGAACGCCGCATCTTAG
- a CDS encoding CDP-glycerol glycerophosphotransferase family protein yields the protein MSQVKNSIDVAVRRSWNALPKGVQSNIRPLLRKQDKSGWRRYTGSVKEPLLSVIIPVHNVSAYLKACLESVLSQDYSRLEVIVVDDGSTDGSDDIVRQYGERDERIKFVQIPHSGNGIARNRGVAIARGEYLTFVDSDDVVMQGSYSHMVGRLVESGSDFAVGAFRRRKGGREWLPEMMAELHGTDRIGIRVEEFPDILRDVFLWNKVFRKDFWDASVGAIPEGVLYEDQEPIVRAFLRSRSFDVLSRPVYVWRIREDNSSITQQKGSLTDLIDRMKAARIVTDFVLAEASEGVRNAWFTKSLGEDLRLYINKVPNSGDEYWSVLQRSVSTLYGLSGPDVLCSLPLQDRVLAFLIAEDRRSDVEAVLVGMRDHGRTFPVAPTRVGLVGLPIFSQGLSVPLPTTVLRVEEADIAIRTRLLDFKWLTPDTVQIRGAAYLTGIDSSKFTYTTSLSLINTATGESKTLDAVVEPDARIDQVSEDRWNTYAETGFTALIPTANLLGAGAASTTNGQEWVLRVIVSAGGFTKSDVIRHRDGELLPFQLPKGPALGRRRVVAQMDRAKGFRLRTVGYELMAHSVSSRGRFVEFTFDGQASPLPLLLVLKNEHEHLISTATDTVFGRCFRVEVPETPASNREVSWDVVAQYEDNKSHYVGWPGSSDDLDSLPSPDRAVRIGTTGYGYLRVSARAWRVTVSDCRIDNEGKFLTLSGRSAHMKSRGERVLDLILATNRNVIAPLSVDLVPGTENFTAVFPLTSDKWGYGDAYPDAGHYRLLLRTIASTGQVSRQRVQASGGMLSRLPEEHMGDKARIALTAEDRDRNFVVKILAPFKQNERGPRAQQLLREEYLTGKGEIDKDAILFESFAGKSVTDSVKAISDELARRSDARRRYWSIADYSVPVPDGCTGVLMYSAEWYRLLNSAGTLINNNNFPHYFRKRDGQSYIQTWHGTPLKKIGNHTPLVNLTSSYRQLMTREAAAWDALLVQNQFAESVLPEAFGYSGRVICGGYPRNDILHGVASPKRRVDVRRTLGLAEGTTAILYTPTWRDNVRTDQNKFAAVNYLEFEKVIEASGNDCVVLFRGHHNIAGQRNTAGGSTFIDVTAYPEIADLYLAADMMITDYSSSMFDFCGTGKPLLFLAPDIDEYRTVTRGFYFDFESEAPGPILSSTEEVIDAVTRMESIREEYREAYKNFAYKYAPLDDGHAAHRIVDILFT from the coding sequence ATGTCACAGGTAAAGAACTCTATTGACGTGGCCGTTCGACGAAGCTGGAATGCGTTACCTAAGGGCGTGCAGTCCAATATCCGCCCATTATTGAGGAAGCAAGATAAGTCCGGCTGGCGACGATACACAGGGTCTGTGAAAGAACCTTTACTGAGCGTAATTATTCCTGTCCACAACGTTAGCGCGTATCTCAAAGCGTGTTTGGAGAGCGTACTCTCCCAAGACTATTCGCGGCTCGAAGTAATAGTGGTGGATGACGGTTCAACTGATGGATCGGACGACATCGTAAGGCAATATGGGGAGCGCGACGAAAGGATCAAGTTTGTCCAAATACCGCACTCGGGTAACGGGATAGCTCGTAATCGGGGAGTCGCTATAGCCCGAGGCGAATACTTGACCTTCGTGGACTCCGACGATGTCGTTATGCAGGGCTCGTATTCGCACATGGTAGGGCGACTCGTTGAATCGGGTTCCGATTTTGCCGTCGGCGCATTTCGTCGCCGGAAAGGGGGGCGCGAGTGGCTGCCGGAAATGATGGCCGAGTTGCATGGTACCGACCGCATCGGTATACGAGTCGAGGAGTTTCCCGATATTCTTCGGGATGTCTTCTTATGGAACAAAGTCTTTAGAAAAGACTTTTGGGACGCTTCTGTCGGCGCGATTCCTGAAGGCGTCCTTTATGAGGATCAGGAGCCTATTGTTCGTGCATTCCTTAGATCACGTTCATTCGATGTCCTGAGTCGACCTGTTTATGTCTGGCGTATTAGGGAGGATAATTCCTCTATTACGCAGCAGAAGGGAAGCTTGACGGACCTCATAGATCGTATGAAGGCGGCGCGGATCGTGACGGACTTCGTCCTGGCTGAAGCAAGCGAAGGAGTTAGAAACGCTTGGTTCACCAAGTCTCTGGGCGAGGACCTGCGTCTCTATATTAATAAGGTGCCGAATAGTGGTGACGAATATTGGAGCGTCCTTCAAAGGTCCGTAAGCACCTTGTATGGGCTCTCCGGTCCTGACGTACTTTGTTCTTTACCTCTCCAGGACCGAGTCCTCGCTTTTCTTATTGCAGAAGACCGGCGTAGCGATGTAGAGGCAGTGCTGGTGGGAATGCGTGACCATGGGAGGACGTTCCCTGTGGCTCCAACAAGGGTTGGCTTGGTCGGTCTGCCGATTTTCAGCCAAGGACTGAGCGTGCCTTTGCCGACGACTGTGCTACGAGTGGAGGAAGCTGACATAGCGATCCGCACGAGGCTGTTGGACTTTAAGTGGTTGACCCCGGATACCGTCCAAATCCGAGGCGCGGCGTACCTCACGGGCATCGACTCATCGAAATTCACCTATACGACCTCTCTCTCGCTCATCAATACGGCAACCGGCGAGTCAAAGACCCTAGATGCCGTAGTGGAACCCGATGCGCGTATAGATCAGGTGAGTGAAGACCGTTGGAACACGTACGCTGAGACAGGTTTTACGGCGCTTATCCCCACAGCGAACCTCCTAGGAGCAGGAGCTGCCAGCACAACTAACGGCCAAGAGTGGGTCCTGCGGGTGATCGTCAGCGCTGGCGGGTTCACCAAGTCAGACGTTATCCGGCACAGAGACGGAGAGCTTCTGCCGTTCCAGTTGCCCAAAGGGCCAGCATTGGGCAGACGACGTGTAGTCGCGCAAATGGATAGGGCCAAAGGTTTTCGGCTTAGGACTGTTGGCTATGAGTTGATGGCCCACAGTGTTTCCTCCCGCGGTCGGTTCGTAGAGTTCACATTTGACGGACAAGCATCGCCTCTGCCGTTGCTGCTGGTTTTAAAAAACGAGCATGAGCATCTGATATCAACGGCGACAGATACGGTATTTGGGCGGTGTTTCAGAGTCGAGGTGCCGGAGACGCCTGCGAGTAACCGGGAGGTATCTTGGGACGTTGTGGCCCAGTACGAAGATAACAAGTCTCACTACGTGGGATGGCCGGGATCGAGTGATGACCTGGACTCGCTACCATCTCCTGACCGGGCCGTTCGCATTGGTACTACAGGTTACGGATATCTTCGTGTCTCGGCACGGGCATGGCGTGTAACAGTATCGGACTGCAGGATCGACAATGAGGGTAAGTTTTTGACCCTTAGCGGCAGGTCGGCGCATATGAAGTCGCGTGGTGAGCGAGTCCTCGATCTCATTCTTGCGACAAACCGAAACGTAATAGCTCCGCTATCCGTAGATCTAGTCCCCGGCACGGAAAACTTTACCGCGGTGTTCCCTTTGACCTCGGATAAATGGGGATACGGAGATGCGTATCCAGACGCGGGGCACTACAGGCTACTTCTGCGGACAATCGCATCCACTGGGCAAGTTAGTCGCCAGAGGGTCCAGGCTAGCGGCGGAATGCTCAGCCGGCTGCCGGAAGAGCATATGGGCGATAAGGCGAGGATAGCCCTGACCGCGGAAGACAGAGATCGCAACTTCGTCGTTAAGATTTTGGCTCCTTTCAAGCAAAATGAACGAGGACCTCGCGCCCAGCAACTTCTTCGCGAAGAATATCTAACCGGAAAGGGTGAAATTGACAAAGATGCGATACTCTTTGAAAGCTTCGCGGGTAAGTCGGTCACGGACAGTGTGAAAGCAATTTCAGATGAGTTGGCCCGGAGATCCGATGCCCGTCGGCGCTATTGGTCAATTGCGGATTACTCCGTCCCTGTCCCGGATGGTTGCACCGGTGTCCTGATGTATAGTGCCGAGTGGTATCGGCTATTGAACTCGGCCGGGACATTGATTAATAACAACAACTTCCCGCATTACTTCAGGAAGCGCGACGGGCAGTCCTATATTCAGACCTGGCACGGAACCCCTTTGAAGAAAATCGGAAACCATACGCCCCTGGTAAACCTGACCTCTTCCTATCGTCAGCTGATGACTCGAGAGGCGGCTGCGTGGGACGCACTATTGGTGCAGAATCAGTTTGCTGAGTCTGTACTGCCGGAGGCGTTCGGGTACTCGGGGCGCGTCATTTGTGGCGGCTATCCTAGGAATGACATATTGCACGGAGTCGCCTCGCCGAAGAGGCGTGTCGACGTGCGGAGAACGTTAGGGCTCGCTGAAGGAACGACCGCTATCCTCTACACGCCCACGTGGCGCGATAATGTCCGCACCGATCAGAACAAGTTTGCCGCGGTGAACTACTTGGAATTCGAGAAGGTCATTGAGGCGTCGGGGAATGATTGTGTTGTGCTTTTCCGCGGTCACCACAATATTGCAGGCCAACGAAACACAGCGGGAGGATCCACATTCATAGATGTGACCGCCTATCCGGAGATTGCGGATCTGTATTTGGCGGCTGACATGATGATCACCGATTACTCGTCCTCGATGTTCGATTTCTGCGGAACCGGCAAACCTCTTCTGTTTCTCGCGCCGGACATCGACGAGTATCGGACAGTGACGCGAGGATTCTACTTCGACTTCGAGTCTGAGGCACCGGGCCCCATCCTGTCCTCAACAGAGGAAGTCATCGATGCAGTAACTCGAATGGAATCAATCCGCGAGGAGTATCGAGAGGCCTACAAGAACTTTGCGTATAAATATGCGCCTCTTGACGATGGCCATGCGGCCCACCGAATCGTTGATATTTTGTTTACGTAA
- a CDS encoding GT-D fold domain-containing glycosyltransferase, protein MDSKAFKALSESFGNMAGQLEQQNALLGQILEDAHALRETVKKIHWEAERARNYQDTLQRVALSGYMEEIRQAMRSHQLGYLRTLETIRAKNLSFARFGDGELQLMTRTSYRLRFQRNSAELQNALEEVLATPVPNLLLGMPNLFNDMHWRWVWADIWPSVRPYFADGATFGNSHVCRPVFFQAYGELGVKAWASVWEGKSALVITGEGSRFDMVPALFSGLTSVETLHSLPEDAFVDLDRVLERARESTADVVLISLGPTGTLLAHKLAQEGRQALDIGHLSSSYLNAMEGGAFPEAMPVARLVR, encoded by the coding sequence ATGGACAGCAAAGCTTTCAAGGCCCTATCCGAGTCCTTCGGTAATATGGCCGGCCAATTGGAGCAGCAGAACGCCCTATTAGGGCAAATCCTTGAAGACGCACACGCTTTGCGGGAGACTGTGAAGAAAATCCATTGGGAAGCCGAAAGAGCGAGAAACTACCAGGATACCCTTCAGAGGGTTGCGCTTTCCGGCTACATGGAAGAAATACGACAGGCTATGCGGAGCCATCAGTTGGGTTATTTGAGAACACTGGAGACGATCCGTGCGAAGAATTTGAGTTTTGCTCGATTTGGAGACGGGGAGCTTCAACTCATGACGAGAACAAGCTACCGTCTACGCTTCCAGCGCAACAGTGCCGAATTGCAGAACGCGCTCGAAGAAGTTTTGGCCACACCTGTCCCGAATCTTCTCCTAGGCATGCCGAACTTGTTCAATGATATGCATTGGCGGTGGGTTTGGGCCGATATTTGGCCTAGCGTGCGGCCCTATTTTGCTGACGGAGCAACCTTCGGAAATAGCCATGTCTGCAGGCCCGTGTTCTTTCAAGCCTACGGAGAACTGGGTGTCAAAGCATGGGCGTCTGTGTGGGAAGGGAAGAGTGCCCTGGTTATCACAGGAGAGGGATCCCGTTTCGATATGGTGCCGGCGCTGTTTAGCGGTTTGACGAGCGTTGAGACGCTTCATTCCCTGCCTGAGGATGCCTTTGTCGATTTGGACCGAGTTCTGGAGAGAGCAAGGGAGAGTACGGCGGATGTAGTCCTAATTTCGCTCGGACCCACCGGTACGCTCCTCGCACATAAGCTCGCGCAGGAGGGCCGTCAAGCCCTGGATATCGGTCATCTGTCTAGTAGTTATCTGAATGCAATGGAGGGCGGGGCATTCCCCGAAGCTATGCCCGTTGCACGGCTAGTGAGGTAG